Genomic DNA from Prunus persica cultivar Lovell chromosome G1, Prunus_persica_NCBIv2, whole genome shotgun sequence:
CAAAGATGCCTGATTGATTCACACTACTTCCAACTTGGTCTAGAAAAATGAGTTTAGAATGAACTTACAAAGCTTTTTCAAGCCCAAGCAAGTTGAAGTACCCAATTCAAGAACCAGAGCCCACCCCAGGCAATTACCTAAATACTGAAACATTGggttttttcctaatttatttagctgtatttttaaaaaaaggggttTGAGAAAATGAATAAATGCATTTTTGTATAGGAATGAGGTAAGGTGATGGCATCCATGATCATGATTGGAATAACCATGAATTGAAAGAAATAATTGATTCCATTAGTAAAAGTAATTCAATGATGTAAACAATTAAAATCGCCTGCAATCAATTGCATATCACATGCACATAGAAATTCAAATCCATGGTGCAATAATTGCTTGAATTATTAAAAGCAAAATTAGTGGCTTGCCTGCCTTATGATGACCCGTTATGAATCTTATAGCTCcctcaaaataaattttttagaaaaaataagaaaacaaaactggCCCCCAAATGCCTGTTTTTGTTtactaaataaatataaataatagtctAAATTAGCATAATttagaagaaagaagattTGAACTTCAGtgtaaaaaacaaacacactTTTATGACCAACAGACTTAATTCACATTTACTGCACAAACGTTTTGTCGTGTATGTATTTTTGGTGAGGGAGCTGATAAGAATCATagtctattttattttatatagtaacGTTTTGTGTATATTGTACTTTAACTCAATTATTGAGGGAGCTGCCTACGTGGAACAGGTGCCAACGTGCACCGCACAACACAACATTCTGAGTACGGCAGGCAGCCGTTGGAAGCCGTAGCACCACCACCATACAGTTTTGACTAATTGGTGCCCACTGCGCTCTTGGCTTTAGACTTCTCAGCTTCACAGATCCCAGAGCCTCAAACTCAAAGACCACAGCAAAGTCCAAATTCCAAAGTCCACGTTGGTTTAACGGTAAAACGGAATGACAACAAGTGGTTAAACCAACTGTTTAGTTTTTATCATATCTTTGTCATTCTTCTGTTTCTGGCTTTTCATTGTTCCTCCAATTTCCCTGCTGAGCTGCCAAGAAGACCCAGAGAGCCTTCCTCCCAGCCTCCCAGGTATTCATCTAAGAACCCAGAAGCTGAATTTCcctgaattttttgttttcttgttcgTACCTAAATTTCTTGTGCAAACAATTTGGCATActtgttttggtttctttacATATTTTGAACTCTTCATGCATTTTGGATTGCTCAATTCTGTAACTTTGTTGTTGAATTTGCTCAATCATTGGAAGTTTACTGGATCTATAGTATTTAGTGAAAGTCTCaaacttcaaaattcaatagtatatatatagattctaATATGTAGGCTTTTGCACAAGGAAGTTGTATTCATTCTCTGATAAGATTTGTTGCAAGTCATAGAGTAGAAGATGGGAAATATTTCTTGTGATGTTACCTAGCATCTGACAGTCAGGAAGGTTCATTATTTGTTGCTTGACAATTGTGCTTACCAATGTTAGGAGGAGTTGGGTTGCTGAAGGGAATGGTTAATCTAATTTCGTCGACCGTATTAAAGGTTTGGCTGCTAATTAGGCATTAATGGACTGACATTCTGAATGTCTTTCCCCACCTAACGTAGGGACGGACATCAATGGTGGTGACAgtatttcatttttagtttacACTGAATGTCAAGTGTTTGCTTGTTAGTTGTTACTTATCCTCAATTAGTCTAATCTGGTGGCAATAGTATGGATATTGTTTATATGTAGCGATCACTGTATTGTGGGGGGCCGTTCGTAGAATTTCTTGTTCTGACTTAAGTTTTCCTTTCTCAGTCTCATCCCTCTCTTTTGGAACTTTGTAGAGACTCAGATAGAAGAGATCAGGGCAAAgccttttattttccttccagCAGGTATGGAAGACCATGCTGTTTGTGATAATACTGTTGGCAGTCCTGAGGTTGAGATAAACTACCTAAATCAACAGGTGCAATCTAATGAATCTGGCATGCAAGAGTTAGAGAGTCACTTGAAAGTTTTAACAAAGCTGGACTTGGACTTGGCATATTCTTCTGAGAAGTTGGCAAATCTCCATGTACCTCTTATATTCCTGTTGGCTCAGCAGAATGATCTCGAGGCAATGGCCACCGTCAATAACTATATTCTCGCGGACTTTATTGAGAAAGTATTGGTATTCAATTTCCTATCTAGCATTCTAGATTCTGAGGTAAGAGAGCTAGACAATTTCATGGATGCTCTCCAAGCAGGAATTATTGATGCCCGTCAAAAAATATCTTCGTGCAGACACTTGGGAAAACTGTATTCTATAATGGAAGGAAAGTTAAATGATTCTGAAGAATCACTAAAGCAATCTCAAGATCAGATTTCAGAGCTTAAGATGCAGTCAGAAAGGTTTCAGAGAACCGTTCTAGCTTttgcacatgagaattgtaAGTTAAATTTTTCTGTCTAGTTGGgagattttttaaattcaaatagcGAAGATGCATTTTTTACTTGGTTATTATTTACTTGAGGCATACATGTCAACAGGGAAAACTGACATTGCCATGGATTTATCAGAAAATGCTCAATGGGCGAATAAAAACGCAAAGTCAAATTTAAAGATGCCTAGACAACAAAGACATAATCTGTGGATGCTGGAGAAATCACTTTCAAGAGAGCTATATCTTGAGAAGAAATTAACTGAATCAAgacaaaatgaagaagaactTAGATTAAAGCTACATCATACAGAACAGGTAGCATTTCACATGGAAGAAGCAGCAGAAGTTGTTTGGGGAAGATTTTTAGAGGCAGAGAATGCTGCTGAGGTGCTCCAGGGGATTTCAAAGGAATTATTAGGTCGACTGCAGCTTATTCATTTTAATCTAAATGGTTCAATTCAACGAGAAAGCGAGCTAAAATTCAAACTTCAAGCTAGTTTAGAAGAGCTGAAAGCAAAAGATACTGCTTTGCTGAAGCTCAAGAATGTTCATGAAGAGAACATTAAGAAAGATGTTGAACTGTCTGCTTTGAGAGAAAAGGTGGTGTTCCTTGAGAAACAGCTGAAAGAATCAGAGCTCCAGCTGAAGAATGCAAATTCCACCAATGAATCAAGTCAAGAGAAACTTGGGGAAATGGAAAGGTTAGTTGAGTCTTTGAAAGAAAACATCTTTACAACAGAAGTTAAGGCTGAGAGTGCAGAACTTAAGGTTGCGGAATTAACAGGAACGAATGTTGAACTCACTGAAGAGATGAGTTTTCTAAAAGGAAGTGCTAGTAACACAGAAAAAAAGGTTGGCAGTCTAGAAAAGCAGTTGAGGGAAGTAGAGATCCAATTACAGCATGCAAAAGCATCCTCTGAAGCAAGTCAAGAGCAGCAGAATATGCTATATGCTGCAATTTGGGATATGGAAACTTTAATTGAAGATCTAAAATCAAAGGTTTCAAAAGCTGAAAATAAGACAGAAAGTACAGAGGAGCAGTGTGTTGTGTTATCTGAAACTAACTCAGAACTAAATGCGGAAATAACTGTTCTAAGGAATAGAGTGGAATACTTGGAATCGTCTTTGGATCAGGCTAACAATGCAAAATTTGAAAGTGCAGAAGAACTCAATACCAGAATCAAGTTCATGATGGATATGGCAATGCAACTAGCCATAGAACGAGAGCGCATCCAAAAGCAGGTATATCTTggaacttctctctctctctctttctctccactCACTGTCCTGTGGACGTTATTTTGTTGATGGTGCTGCCGTACAAAGTGGTGGCTAATGTTATGTTCAACGGTGGAAATCAAAATAGTTGCTTGTCATAAATAAGCAAAACTTAGCAATGTGATGGCCCACTTTTTCGCTGAAGTAAACAATTCAAATGGAAAATCTGTTgtgtcatatatatatataagaaaagtCACTGAATTTCCATAGAACAAACACTCAAGGTGTCTGAGTTCTTTATGGCTTTATAACTTTACTTTTAAGGAAAAAGGATGAGTAAACTGATATGTAGCCAATTATGGAAAAAGAATCCTTTCACTATAGTTTCTTCTGTGCAGGTGCATATCTTAATTATGGAGAAAAAGCTGCTGGTGGAGAAGCTATGGAACACCAAAAAAGATGCAACTGAGTGCAACAACGAAGACAGTGAAAACAAAGAGCTTCCATTTTCCAAGAATAATTTTTTGAATGCTACTTCTATGAAGACATCCACGGAAGCTGTGACAGAGTCCTTAGATAAAAGTTTCCAGGCAGGTATTCCCTTTGGATCTTTCTTATTATGATAAGTGAAGAAATTAATGgtgtttgttttccttttaaaatcaTAGAACTACATAATGTACTCAAAGACAGTGTTTGCTGAGATTCACCCTTTGTATATCTTCATGATTTGTTTGTTGATTCTGGATCATTCTT
This window encodes:
- the LOC18792102 gene encoding WPP domain-interacting tail-anchored protein 2 isoform X2, coding for MEDHAVCDNTVGSPEVEINYLNQQVQSNESGMQELESHLKVLTKLDLDLAYSSEKLANLHVPLIFLLAQQNDLEAMATVNNYILADFIEKVLVFNFLSSILDSEVRELDNFMDALQAGIIDARQKISSCRHLGKLYSIMEGKLNDSEESLKQSQDQISELKMQSERFQRTVLAFAHENWKTDIAMDLSENAQWANKNAKSNLKMPRQQRHNLWMLEKSLSRELYLEKKLTESRQNEEELRLKLHHTEQVAFHMEEAAEVVWGRFLEAENAAEVLQGISKELLGRLQLIHFNLNGSIQRESELKFKLQASLEELKAKDTALLKLKNVHEENIKKDVELSALREKVVFLEKQLKESELQLKNANSTNESSQEKLGEMERLVESLKENIFTTEVKAESAELKVAELTGTNVELTEEMSFLKGSASNTEKKVGSLEKQLREVEIQLQHAKASSEASQEQQNMLYAAIWDMETLIEDLKSKVSKAENKTESTEEQCVVLSETNSELNAEITVLRNRVEYLESSLDQANNAKFESAEELNTRIKFMMDMAMQLAIERERIQKQVHILIMEKKLLVEKLWNTKKDATECNNEDSENKELPFSKNNFLNATSMKTSTEAVTESLDKSFQAGG
- the LOC18792102 gene encoding WPP domain-interacting tail-anchored protein 2 isoform X1, whose product is MEDHAVCDNTVGSPEVEINYLNQQVQSNESGMQELESHLKVLTKLDLDLAYSSEKLANLHVPLIFLLAQQNDLEAMATVNNYILADFIEKVLVFNFLSSILDSEVRELDNFMDALQAGIIDARQKISSCRHLGKLYSIMEGKLNDSEESLKQSQDQISELKMQSERFQRTVLAFAHENWKTDIAMDLSENAQWANKNAKSNLKMPRQQRHNLWMLEKSLSRELYLEKKLTESRQNEEELRLKLHHTEQVAFHMEEAAEVVWGRFLEAENAAEVLQGISKELLGRLQLIHFNLNGSIQRESELKFKLQASLEELKAKDTALLKLKNVHEENIKKDVELSALREKVVFLEKQLKESELQLKNANSTNESSQEKLGEMERLVESLKENIFTTEVKAESAELKVAELTGTNVELTEEMSFLKGSASNTEKKVGSLEKQLREVEIQLQHAKASSEASQEQQNMLYAAIWDMETLIEDLKSKVSKAENKTESTEEQCVVLSETNSELNAEITVLRNRVEYLESSLDQANNAKFESAEELNTRIKFMMDMAMQLAIERERIQKQVHILIMEKKLLVEKLWNTKKDATECNNEDSENKELPFSKNNFLNATSMKTSTEAVTESLDKSFQVDEPSEEAPECDTDAGASSSASSMVSEPETSREVKARCLSLKYVSIIVFVFSVSAMYLLNQEPFLFDEL